From one Gracilinanus agilis isolate LMUSP501 chromosome 5, AgileGrace, whole genome shotgun sequence genomic stretch:
- the GPRC5D gene encoding G-protein coupled receptor family C group 5 member D produces the protein MFSECFETTNDYYLLCNTEEAWGIVLESLAAIGIVVTILFLLALLFLMYKVQDCNRWNILPTQFVFLLSVLGLFSLTFAFIVRLNLQTGPVRYFLFGVLFALCFSCLLAHASNLVKLVRGRGSFSWPTLLGIAVGVSLLQVIIAIEYVTLMMNRGPMFIHMTTNQLNVDFVVLLTYVLFLMALTFFVSKAIFCGPCEAWRCHGSYIFITMVFSIIIWVIWITMLIRGNPQLQQQPRWDDPVICIALVTNAWVFLLTYIVPEFYDLYSSCNNDNAFQAPTFQQSFKLETQDLTRARDSDGAEEDIALTSCGTPIQLQTVDPSREYFIPRAKVNLQQDTGL, from the exons ATGTTTTCGGAGTGCTTTGAGACCACTAATGACTACTATCTCCTCTGCAATACAGAAGAAGCATGGGGCATTGTTCTAGAGTCGCTGGCAGCCATAGGGATAGTAGTAACAATTCTGTTCCTCTTGGCACTGCTCTTTCTCATGTATAAAGTTCAAGATTGCAATCGATGGAACATCCTCCCCACCCAGTTCGTCTTCCTCCTGAGTGTGTTGGGCCTCTTCAGTCTCACTTTTGCCTTCATCGTCAGACTCAATCTACAGACTGGTCCCGTGCGCTACTTTCTCTTTGGTGTCCTCTTTGCTCTCTGTTTTTCCTGCCTCTTGGCCCATGCATCTAACCTGGTGAAGCTGGTCCGAGGAAGAGGATCCTTCTCGTGGCCAACACTACTGGGCATTGCTGTTGGTGTCAGTCTGTTACAGGTCATCATTGCCATCGAGTACGTCACCCTCATGATGAACCGAGGTCCGATGTTCATACATATGACCACAAATCAGCTTAATGTAGACTTTGTTGTGCTTTTAACCTATGTCCTCTTCCTGATGGCCTTAACCTTCTTCGTATCCAAGGCCATCTTCTGTGGCCCTTGTGAAGCCTGGAGGTGCCACGGTAGCTACATCTTCATCACTATGGTCTTCTCAATTATTATCTGGGTAATATGGATCACCATGCTCATAAGAGGCAACCCCCAACTACAACAGCAGCCCAGATGGGATGATCCTGTCATCTGCATTGCCCTGGTCACCAATGCCTGGGTCTTCTTGCTGACATACATTGTGCCCGAGTTCTATGATCTCTACAGTTCATGTAATAACGACAATGCCTTCCAAGCTCCAACCTTCCAGCAGAGCTTCAAACTGGAGACCCAGGATCTTACTCGAG CCCGAGACAGTGATGGAGCTGAGGAAGATATAGCACTAACTTCATGTGGTACCCCTATTCAACTACAG ACTGTTGATCCAAGTCGCGAATATTTCATTCCACGGGCCAAAGTCAACCTCCAACAGGATACAGGATTataa